A genomic window from Streptomyces sp. NBC_00234 includes:
- a CDS encoding EI24 domain-containing protein: MSDLGVGFGYLMKGQRWVTRHGRWFGFGLLPGLITLVVYAGALIGLGYGADDFVGWATPFADDWSSPWLGLLRNTLVVLVFVFGLFLAVITFTAVTLLVGQPFYESLSEEVDRSEGGEVPESGLPLWRELWISARDSLRILLRVALYGVVLFALGFIPVLGQTVIPAIGFCVSGYFLAQELTSVALQRRGMVLADRLALLRGRRLLVLGFGVPLTLSFLVPFVAVFLMPGAVAGATLLVRDLVGVPGRDDVNPAPSTHSLDKG; the protein is encoded by the coding sequence ATGAGTGATCTCGGGGTGGGCTTCGGTTATCTGATGAAGGGTCAGCGCTGGGTGACCCGGCACGGCCGGTGGTTCGGATTCGGTCTGCTGCCCGGACTGATCACCCTCGTCGTGTACGCCGGCGCGCTGATCGGACTCGGTTACGGGGCCGACGACTTCGTGGGCTGGGCGACCCCGTTCGCCGACGACTGGTCCTCGCCCTGGCTGGGCCTGCTGCGCAACACCCTGGTCGTGCTGGTCTTCGTCTTCGGCCTGTTCCTCGCCGTGATCACCTTCACCGCCGTGACGCTCCTTGTCGGCCAGCCCTTCTACGAGTCGCTCTCCGAGGAGGTCGACCGCAGTGAGGGCGGCGAGGTCCCCGAGTCCGGGCTGCCGCTCTGGCGCGAACTGTGGATCTCCGCCCGCGACTCCCTCCGTATCCTGCTGCGCGTCGCGCTGTACGGGGTGGTGCTCTTCGCCCTCGGTTTCATCCCCGTCCTCGGACAGACCGTGATCCCCGCGATCGGCTTCTGCGTCTCCGGGTACTTCCTCGCCCAGGAGCTGACCTCGGTCGCGCTCCAGCGCCGGGGCATGGTCCTGGCCGACCGCCTCGCCCTGCTGCGCGGCCGGCGCCTGCTGGTCCTCGGCTTCGGCGTCCCGCTCACGCTCTCCTTCCTCGTCCCGTTCGTCGCGGTCTTCCTGATGCCGGGCGCCGTCGCCGGAGCCACGCTGCTGGTCCGCGACCTGGTCGGCGTTCCCGGGCGCGACGACGTGAACCCCGCACCGTCCACGCACAGCCTCGACAAGGGCTGA